The Sulfurospirillum halorespirans DSM 13726 genome has a window encoding:
- the bioV gene encoding pimelyl-ACP methyl ester esterase BioV: MKFFSGFCLANEQELFTPYLNQSDFTVAGFSYGAIKAFEYAFTCKERIDTLQLFSPAFFGDKNAKFKKLQTLSFSKNSDLYTQNFMQNCVYPSTFDIRPFFKQGSIEELSELLHYTWDEAHLQALKERGINIEVYVGEQDTIINSLHVKDFFVPYASVYYLKRVGHILK; encoded by the coding sequence ATGAAGTTCTTTAGTGGTTTTTGCCTTGCAAACGAGCAAGAACTCTTCACACCGTATCTAAACCAAAGCGATTTCACCGTCGCTGGGTTTAGTTACGGAGCCATTAAAGCTTTTGAATACGCCTTTACATGTAAAGAGCGCATCGACACCCTCCAACTCTTTTCCCCCGCCTTTTTTGGGGACAAAAACGCAAAATTTAAAAAACTTCAAACGCTCTCCTTTTCCAAAAATAGCGACCTTTATACACAAAATTTTATGCAAAATTGTGTGTATCCTTCCACATTTGATATACGACCATTTTTCAAACAGGGAAGCATCGAAGAGCTAAGCGAGCTTTTACACTACACATGGGATGAAGCGCATTTACAAGCTCTTAAAGAGCGAGGCATTAACATCGAAGTCTATGTAGGCGAGCAAGACACTATCATAAATTCTTTACATGTAAAGGATTTTTTCGTACCTTATGCAAGCGTTTACTATCTCAAACGAGTAGGGCATATCTTAAAATGA
- a CDS encoding thioredoxin family protein, whose product MIHDLDEAAVLKRLHEPSPRAFFLLFYTTHCTQCKIARARIERVIQKGTFEVDFFTCNLDVAPKVSEYFGIRSVPVCMTYNQKGEQQRVEYALKSEAVYESMVLGVNTQKGDPKSRLLGF is encoded by the coding sequence ATGATTCACGATTTAGATGAAGCCGCCGTTTTAAAACGCTTACACGAGCCTTCCCCTCGTGCCTTTTTTCTTCTGTTCTATACCACCCACTGCACGCAATGCAAAATTGCCCGCGCGCGAATAGAGCGCGTCATACAAAAAGGAACTTTTGAAGTGGATTTTTTTACATGTAATCTTGATGTTGCCCCCAAAGTAAGTGAATATTTTGGCATTCGCTCTGTGCCTGTATGTATGACCTACAACCAAAAAGGCGAGCAACAAAGGGTCGAATATGCTCTAAAATCCGAAGCAGTTTATGAGAGTATGGTTCTGGGAGTGAATACACAAAAAGGCGATCCAAAGTCGCGGTTGTTGGGGTTCTAG
- a CDS encoding heme transporter CcmC: protein MDLSKEVNELKKSFKEGNMLTKIIMGIGFFITLSSLTELSSKIIAWKGFIWDGLRFYQSIFVEPVSSLSSHIGLNYTELEIHVATISSICIAIGMRVQIMGQKVAFRNISEKYGKEVIPNLTFFLIAAIVAPIGIWLWYGLNNPTIYIWWVIFVSMFLPLFIVVPKIILTKFCDYEFFEQGNFSYFKSYYIYIFSLLLIICILAAINTGLTEQG, encoded by the coding sequence TTGGATTTAAGCAAAGAAGTCAATGAGCTAAAAAAATCTTTTAAAGAAGGTAATATGTTAACCAAGATTATAATGGGTATAGGATTTTTCATTACCCTGAGTTCTTTGACGGAACTATCTTCCAAAATCATAGCATGGAAAGGATTTATATGGGATGGTTTGAGATTCTATCAGTCGATATTCGTCGAACCAGTATCCTCTCTATCATCACATATTGGTTTAAACTATACTGAACTAGAAATCCACGTCGCAACTATTTCATCTATTTGTATTGCCATAGGAATGCGCGTTCAAATAATGGGTCAAAAGGTTGCATTTCGTAATATTAGTGAAAAGTATGGGAAAGAGGTTATCCCCAATCTTACATTTTTTTTGATTGCTGCAATAGTAGCACCTATTGGAATATGGCTATGGTATGGGCTTAATAATCCCACTATTTACATCTGGTGGGTTATATTTGTTTCAATGTTTCTGCCTTTATTTATAGTTGTACCAAAAATTATACTGACTAAGTTTTGTGATTATGAGTTTTTCGAGCAAGGTAATTTTAGCTACTTTAAAAGTTATTACATTTATATTTTTTCTTTGCTCCTAATTATATGTATATTGGCTGCGATTAACACTGGCCTTACAGAACAGGGATAG
- a CDS encoding LLM class flavin-dependent oxidoreductase — MNHTKIPLSVLDLIPVGEGFTIAQAIENSTKLAQAVEAFGYSRYWVAEHHNFSGIASAATSVVLSYIGAKTKTIRIGSGGIMLPNHAPLVIAEQFGTLESLYPSRIDLGLGRAPGTDRQTMLALRRDIHNDGSDFPLMLEQLQYFLSDRAGTKGIKAVPGYGLDIPIWLLGSSTFSAQLAAEKGLPFAFASHFAPDAMEDAIRLYRANFKPSSALQEPYIIICINVICAETTEQAHYLATSELQKFLHLQRGDNSPLSKPTHDMSRLWESWEEKSIRHKTRESIWGTPAFVKEKLESLIERTGANEVMINSMIHNPEDRIKSYELISKVWFE, encoded by the coding sequence ATGAATCATACAAAAATACCCTTATCGGTTTTAGATTTAATCCCCGTAGGAGAAGGCTTTACCATAGCGCAAGCCATAGAAAATAGTACAAAACTAGCCCAAGCGGTTGAAGCGTTTGGATATAGTCGTTATTGGGTCGCAGAACATCACAATTTTAGCGGAATTGCTAGTGCCGCAACCTCTGTAGTATTAAGTTACATTGGCGCAAAAACTAAAACGATCAGAATAGGCTCAGGTGGAATTATGCTACCAAACCATGCGCCATTGGTTATCGCTGAGCAATTTGGAACGTTAGAGTCTTTGTATCCTAGTAGAATAGATTTGGGTTTAGGAAGAGCTCCAGGGACGGACAGACAAACCATGCTTGCCCTTAGACGCGACATACACAATGACGGCTCAGACTTTCCTCTGATGCTTGAACAGTTGCAATACTTTTTATCAGATCGTGCAGGCACAAAAGGGATCAAAGCAGTCCCTGGATACGGACTCGACATCCCCATCTGGTTGCTTGGTTCGAGCACGTTTAGTGCGCAATTAGCGGCAGAAAAAGGATTGCCTTTTGCGTTTGCCTCACACTTTGCACCGGATGCCATGGAAGATGCCATAAGACTCTATCGCGCAAACTTTAAACCCTCATCCGCGTTACAAGAGCCGTATATTATCATCTGCATCAATGTCATTTGCGCTGAAACAACGGAGCAAGCCCACTACCTAGCAACAAGCGAACTTCAAAAGTTTCTTCATCTTCAACGTGGCGATAATAGCCCGTTAAGTAAACCAACACACGATATGAGTCGTTTATGGGAATCGTGGGAAGAAAAAAGCATAAGACATAAAACAAGAGAGTCCATATGGGGAACGCCTGCCTTTGTGAAAGAAAAACTTGAAAGCCTTATTGAGAGAACAGGCGCAAATGAAGTGATGATAAACTCTATGATACACAATCCAGAGGATAGAATAAAATCGTATGAGTTGATTTCAAAAGTTTGGTTTGAGTGA